The following coding sequences lie in one Melospiza melodia melodia isolate bMelMel2 chromosome 10, bMelMel2.pri, whole genome shotgun sequence genomic window:
- the CAMKV gene encoding caM kinase-like vesicle-associated protein: protein MPFGCVTLGDKKDYNQPSEVTDRYDLGQVIKTEEFCEIFRAKEKTTGKLYTCKKFLKRDGRKVRKAAKNEIIILKMVKHPNILQLVDVYITRKEYFIFLELATGREVFDWILDQGYYSEKDTSNVIRQVLEAVAYLHSLKIVHRNLKLENLVYYNRLKNSKIVISDFHLAKLENGLIKEPCGTPEYLAPEVVGRQRYGRPVDCWAIGVIMYILLSGNPPFYEEADEDDYENHDKNLFRKILAGDYEFDPPYWDDISQAAKELVTRLMEVEQDQRITAEEAISHEWISGNAASDKNIKDGVCAQIEKNFARAKWKKAVRVTTLMKRLRAPEQSETAAAPAPAATPAPAATPAPAAAPTPAATPTPAATPAPAATPAPAATPAPATTAATPAATTAPAATTAPAATPAAAPAPAAAAAEPATTEPATATDTAPAPAPATEPAAPSATAPEPAAPGTPPAAAQPPAPGTPPAATSTEAGAAAEPPSEQSG, encoded by the exons ATGCCGTTTGGCTGCGTGACGCTGGGAGACAAGAAAGATTATAACCAGCCGTCTGAGGTGACCGACAGATATGACCTGGGCCAGGTCATCAAAAC GGAGGAGTTCTGTGAAATCTTCCGGGCCAAGGAGAAGACGACGGGGAAGTTGTACACCTGCAAGAAGTTTCTGAAGCGGGATGGGCGGAAAGTGCGGAAGGCAGCCAAAAACGAGATCATCATCCTCAAAAT GGTGAAGCACCCCAACATCCTACAGCTGGTGGATGTCTACATCACCCGCAAGGAATATTTCATCTTCCTGGAGCT GGCCACTGGCCGGGAGGTCTTCGACTGGATCCTGGACCAGGGCTACTACTCGGAGAAGGACACCAGCAATGTCATCCGGCAGGTGCTGGAGGCTGTTGCCTACCTGCACTCACTCAAGATCGTCCACAGAAACCTCAAG CTGGAGAACCTGGTGTACTACAATCGCCTGAAGAACTCCAAGATCGTCATCAGTGACTTCCACCTGGCCAAGCTGGAGAACGGGCTCATTAAGGAGCCCTGTGGCACCCCTGAGTACCTGG CTCCGGAGGTGGTGGGGCGGCAGCGGTACGGGCGGCCGGTGGACTGCTGGGCCATCGGCGTCATCATGTACATCCT CCTGTCGGGAAACCCCCCTTTCTACGAGGAGGCAGACGAGGATGACTATGAGAACCACGACAAGAACCTCTTCCGCAAAATCCTGGCTGGGGACTATGAGTTTGACCCGCCCTACTGGGATGACATCTCGCAAGCGG ctaaGGAGCTGGTGACACGCCTGATGGAGGTGGAGCAGGACCAGAGGATCACGGCGGAGGAGGCCATCTCCCATGAGtg GATCTCTGGGAATGCTGCCTCTGACAAGAACATCAAGGATGGCGTCTGTGCCCAGATCGAGAAGAACTTCGCCCGGGCCAAGTGGAAG AAAGCCGTGCGAGTGACCACGCTCATGAAACGCCTGCGGGCGCCCGAGCAGTCGGAGACggcggcagccccggccccggcagcgaccccggccccggcagcgaccccagccccggcagcggctccgACCCCGGCAGCGACCCCGACCCCGGCAgcgaccccggccccggcagcAACTCCAGCCCCGGCAGCAACTCCGGCCCCGGCTACCACGGCAGCTACCCCGGCAGCTACCACGGCCCCGGCGGCGACCACGGCCCCGGCGGCGACTCCGGCCGCCGCCCCGGCTcccgccgccgcggccgcggAGCCCGCGACCACAGAGCCCGCGACCGCCACCgacacggccccggccccggcccccgccACGGAGCCCGCAGCCCCCTCCGCCACCGCCCCGGAGCCCGCAGCCCCCGGcacgccgcccgccgccgcgcagcccccggcccctgGCACACCGCCCGCCGCCACATCTACCgaggccggggccgccgccgagCCCCCCAGCGAGCAGAGCGGCTGA